The following proteins are co-located in the Anas platyrhynchos isolate ZD024472 breed Pekin duck chromosome 1, IASCAAS_PekinDuck_T2T, whole genome shotgun sequence genome:
- the GGACT gene encoding gamma-glutamylaminecyclotransferase isoform X1 has product MAPWVPLGTMARVFVYGTLKKGQPNYKHMINTAKGIAKYQGRGRTVEKYPLVIAGKYNIPFMLNIPGTGHHVAGEIYTVDDQMLQFLDEFEGCPDMYQRTTMRIEVVEWEGKSSAAGSSVMECFVYSTTTYQPEWVQLPYHDNYDSSGTHGLSYVLRESRD; this is encoded by the exons ATGGCTCCCTGGGTACCTTTAG GTACGATGGCTCGTGTCTTCGTGTACGGCACGCTTAAGAAGGGCCAGCCCAACTACAAGCACATGATAAACACCGCCAAGGGGATAGCGAAATACCAAGGAAGGGGCCGCACCGTGGAGAAGTACCCTCTGGTGATCGCAGGGAAATACAACATCCCTTTCATGCTGAACATCCCGGGCACGGGGCACCACGTGGCCGGGGAGATTTACACCGTGGACGACCAGATGCTGCAGTTCCTCGACGAGTTCGAAGGCTGCCCAGACATGTACCAGCGCACGACGATGAGAATCGAGGTGGTGGAGTGGGAAGGGAAAAGCAGCGCGGCTGGGAGCAGCGTGATGGAGTGCTTTGTGTACAGCACGACCACCTACCAGCCCGAGTGGGTCCAGCTGCCCTACCATGACAATTACGATTCCTCCGGGACTCACGGCCTCTCCTACGTGCTGCGTGAGAGCAGGGATTAA
- the GGACT gene encoding gamma-glutamylaminecyclotransferase isoform X2 — protein sequence MARVFVYGTLKKGQPNYKHMINTAKGIAKYQGRGRTVEKYPLVIAGKYNIPFMLNIPGTGHHVAGEIYTVDDQMLQFLDEFEGCPDMYQRTTMRIEVVEWEGKSSAAGSSVMECFVYSTTTYQPEWVQLPYHDNYDSSGTHGLSYVLRESRD from the coding sequence ATGGCTCGTGTCTTCGTGTACGGCACGCTTAAGAAGGGCCAGCCCAACTACAAGCACATGATAAACACCGCCAAGGGGATAGCGAAATACCAAGGAAGGGGCCGCACCGTGGAGAAGTACCCTCTGGTGATCGCAGGGAAATACAACATCCCTTTCATGCTGAACATCCCGGGCACGGGGCACCACGTGGCCGGGGAGATTTACACCGTGGACGACCAGATGCTGCAGTTCCTCGACGAGTTCGAAGGCTGCCCAGACATGTACCAGCGCACGACGATGAGAATCGAGGTGGTGGAGTGGGAAGGGAAAAGCAGCGCGGCTGGGAGCAGCGTGATGGAGTGCTTTGTGTACAGCACGACCACCTACCAGCCCGAGTGGGTCCAGCTGCCCTACCATGACAATTACGATTCCTCCGGGACTCACGGCCTCTCCTACGTGCTGCGTGAGAGCAGGGATTAA